From a region of the Agromyces ramosus genome:
- a CDS encoding DUF4041 domain-containing protein, giving the protein MTTTAPAGWYPDATPNTLRWWDGHQWTEHLSPIPAAESAGAPSAGRPPKPIGRLSKGDARARAEELQALVDKHGLQAFGDVDAYRASVESDLAQQRAAFEAEQLASRTEWNRAVTDAAKHIESLQATSRSLQIEIDEQKHEVVNLREAASLQELGIFNYEHPAESSAALAGQLEVLRAQIKDAARTGRATTASQGFTFNNSASKGRKFVSDMSKILLRAYNAEAENCVKTMRAGNLSAAQQRLGKVADQIARQGTMIDLKITPYYQQLRMQELALAAKHLQTLQAEKELERERRAELREQRKAEQELAREHERLDKEKAHYLAALAALEANGDVEGAERMRTKLADVDRALEDVDYRAANIRAGYVYVISNIGAFGENMVKIGMTRRLEPMDRVHELGDASVPFRFDVHALFFADDAVGIESMLHSTFAAERVNKVNLRREYFRTTPANVLDALKAHHVELIEYTMEPAAEEFRISLESASAS; this is encoded by the coding sequence ATGACCACGACCGCCCCTGCCGGTTGGTATCCGGACGCGACCCCGAACACACTCCGCTGGTGGGATGGCCACCAATGGACGGAGCATCTGAGCCCTATCCCTGCTGCCGAGTCGGCGGGCGCCCCTTCTGCTGGCCGGCCGCCGAAGCCCATCGGGCGTCTCTCGAAGGGCGATGCCCGGGCCCGGGCGGAGGAACTCCAGGCGCTGGTCGACAAGCACGGGCTTCAGGCCTTCGGTGACGTCGATGCGTACCGAGCGAGCGTCGAATCGGACCTCGCGCAGCAACGCGCTGCGTTCGAAGCCGAGCAGCTGGCTTCCCGCACCGAGTGGAATCGGGCCGTGACGGATGCCGCGAAGCACATCGAATCGTTGCAAGCGACAAGTCGTTCGCTGCAGATCGAGATCGACGAGCAGAAGCACGAGGTCGTGAACCTCCGTGAGGCCGCGAGCTTGCAGGAGCTCGGCATCTTCAACTACGAGCATCCTGCCGAGTCATCGGCAGCGCTCGCCGGGCAGCTGGAGGTATTGCGGGCGCAGATCAAGGACGCAGCCCGCACCGGGAGAGCGACCACTGCGTCGCAAGGATTCACGTTCAACAACTCCGCGTCCAAGGGGCGGAAGTTCGTCAGTGACATGAGCAAGATCCTGCTTCGCGCATACAACGCGGAGGCAGAGAACTGCGTGAAGACGATGCGCGCCGGCAACCTGTCGGCCGCGCAGCAGCGCCTCGGCAAGGTCGCCGACCAGATCGCGCGCCAAGGCACGATGATCGATCTGAAGATCACGCCGTACTACCAGCAGCTCCGTATGCAGGAACTCGCGCTCGCCGCGAAGCACCTCCAGACCCTGCAGGCAGAGAAAGAACTCGAACGAGAGCGCCGGGCCGAACTTCGTGAGCAACGGAAAGCTGAGCAAGAACTCGCGCGCGAACACGAACGCCTCGACAAGGAGAAGGCGCACTACCTCGCGGCGCTCGCGGCGCTCGAGGCGAACGGTGATGTCGAAGGCGCCGAACGGATGCGTACGAAGCTCGCCGACGTCGACCGAGCACTTGAAGACGTCGACTATCGGGCCGCGAACATCCGGGCCGGCTACGTGTACGTCATCTCGAACATCGGTGCGTTCGGCGAGAACATGGTCAAGATCGGCATGACCCGTCGCCTCGAACCAATGGATAGAGTCCACGAACTCGGTGACGCATCCGTGCCATTCCGCTTCGACGTGCATGCCCTCTTCTTCGCAGACGATGCTGTCGGAATCGAGAGCATGCTCCACTCGACCTTCGCCGCCGAGCGAGTCAATAAGGTCAATTTGCGACGCGAGTACTTCCGCACGACGCCAGCGAACGTGCTCGACGCGCTGAAAGCCCACCACGTCGAGCTCATCGAATACACCATGGAACCTGCCGCAGAAGAATTCCGAATCAGTCTTGAGTCGGCCAGTGCCAGTTGA
- a CDS encoding sce7726 family protein, whose translation MLDSDVRAALHARLRSLHARELGSTRFVDELGVAGEVRIDTAVLNGSFAGYEIKSASDTLRRLPKQVEVYSKVVDYATLVVAENHVSHALGAVPSWWGLVIASTNRSGGVRLRRARQGHRNRRIEPEWLVRLLWKDETLAALETLGAAHGMRGKPLPALHTALVDHLGTDELRTLVRESLKSRTKWRAVTP comes from the coding sequence ATGTTGGATTCAGATGTGCGTGCTGCGCTACATGCGCGACTGCGTAGTCTCCATGCGAGAGAGCTGGGGTCGACGAGGTTCGTCGACGAACTCGGAGTGGCAGGCGAAGTCCGAATCGACACGGCGGTGCTGAACGGGAGCTTCGCGGGTTACGAGATCAAGAGTGCGAGTGACACCCTTCGTCGCCTCCCGAAGCAGGTGGAGGTGTACTCGAAGGTCGTCGACTACGCGACGCTGGTAGTCGCCGAGAATCACGTGAGCCATGCGCTTGGAGCAGTTCCGTCGTGGTGGGGCCTTGTCATCGCTTCGACAAACCGCTCCGGTGGGGTCCGCTTGAGGAGAGCAAGGCAGGGCCACCGAAACCGCCGCATTGAGCCGGAATGGCTGGTCAGGCTCCTCTGGAAGGACGAGACGCTCGCCGCACTTGAGACTCTAGGGGCAGCCCACGGGATGCGCGGCAAGCCTCTCCCGGCTCTACACACCGCCCTTGTCGATCACCTTGGCACTGACGAACTCCGAACGCTGGTTCGGGAATCCCTGAAGTCTCGCACTAAGTGGCGAGCTGTGACGCCGTAA
- a CDS encoding dihydrofolate reductase family protein yields the protein MGKVVMYASVSVDGFIADENDQPGPLFDWLVSGDVPLDESGVLKVSQTSYDYVRPYWDQIGVTIAGRHVFDMTDGWDGTPPSGVDHVVVVTHRPEPEGWDPEAPFHFVDGVEAAVAKAQALAGDRIVEVAAGDIGGQALAAGLVEEVRMDVVPVVFGSGKRYFGSVHAQHLLEDPDEVIQGNRVLHLRFRVRRRPS from the coding sequence ATGGGCAAGGTGGTCATGTACGCCTCGGTGTCGGTAGACGGCTTCATCGCCGACGAGAATGATCAGCCCGGACCGCTGTTCGACTGGTTGGTCAGCGGTGACGTCCCGTTGGACGAGAGTGGCGTGTTGAAGGTGTCGCAGACGTCCTACGACTACGTCCGCCCGTACTGGGACCAGATCGGGGTGACAATCGCCGGCCGTCACGTCTTCGACATGACGGACGGCTGGGACGGCACGCCTCCGAGCGGGGTCGACCACGTGGTCGTCGTGACGCACCGGCCGGAGCCCGAGGGCTGGGACCCCGAGGCGCCGTTTCACTTCGTCGACGGCGTCGAAGCAGCCGTGGCCAAGGCGCAGGCGCTTGCGGGTGACCGCATCGTCGAGGTCGCCGCCGGCGACATCGGTGGCCAGGCGCTTGCCGCGGGCCTGGTCGAGGAGGTGCGCATGGACGTCGTACCCGTCGTGTTCGGGTCCGGCAAGCGCTACTTCGGGTCGGTCCACGCGCAGCACCTGTTGGAGGATCCTGACGAGGTGATTCAGGGCAACCGGGTGCTCCACCTGCGCTTTCGAGTGCGCCGACGACCGAGCTGA
- a CDS encoding alpha/beta fold hydrolase: protein MPTFTTSDGTDLYYSDWGTGQPVVLSHGWPLSSDAWAVERKLLADHGYRAIAHDRRGHGRSAQPWNGNDMDTYARDLAELIDGLDLRDVVLIGHSTGGGEVVRYAAQHGAGRVAKVITAGAVPPVMVQSESNPEGTPITAFDGIRAGVLADRSQFFQDLSLPFFGFNREGATVSQGARDDFWRQGMLAGIQAAYECVKAFSETDFTEDLRALDVPIFIAHGDDDQIVPIAAAALKSIELVKHGTLKVYEGAPHGIFGDYQQELDRDILEFIRG from the coding sequence ATGCCCACCTTCACCACGTCCGACGGAACCGACCTGTACTACTCCGACTGGGGCACCGGCCAGCCGGTCGTCCTGAGCCATGGCTGGCCGCTCAGCTCCGACGCGTGGGCCGTCGAGCGCAAACTCCTCGCCGACCACGGCTACCGCGCCATCGCGCATGACCGTCGCGGCCACGGCCGCTCGGCGCAGCCCTGGAACGGCAACGACATGGACACCTACGCCCGCGACCTCGCGGAGCTCATCGACGGGCTCGACCTGCGCGACGTCGTGCTCATCGGGCACTCGACCGGTGGTGGCGAGGTCGTGCGCTACGCGGCCCAGCACGGTGCCGGCCGTGTCGCCAAGGTGATCACCGCAGGTGCGGTGCCGCCCGTGATGGTGCAGTCGGAGTCCAACCCCGAGGGCACGCCGATCACGGCGTTCGATGGTATCCGGGCCGGCGTGCTCGCCGACCGCTCGCAGTTCTTCCAAGACCTCTCGCTGCCCTTCTTCGGCTTCAACCGGGAGGGTGCGACGGTGTCGCAGGGCGCGCGCGACGACTTCTGGCGGCAGGGCATGCTCGCCGGTATCCAAGCCGCCTACGAGTGCGTCAAGGCGTTCTCCGAGACGGACTTCACCGAGGACCTGAGGGCGCTTGATGTGCCGATCTTCATCGCGCACGGCGACGACGACCAGATCGTGCCCATCGCGGCCGCCGCGCTGAAGTCGATCGAGCTCGTCAAGCACGGCACCCTGAAGGTCTACGAGGGCGCGCCGCACGGGATCTTCGGCGACTACCAGCAGGAGCTCGACCGCGACATCCTCGAATTCATCAGAGGCTGA
- a CDS encoding TetR/AcrR family transcriptional regulator, translating to MARPRQFDDASLRTAALEDFWTRGFEGASIGDIASASGVGNGSIYAAYGSKLGLFIVVLEAYCRTRVDLVRTAMATEGPAGAAVRALLDAVIDDCATQPGRRGCLMLNSIAEFGERGAEVLELCRATTRDMAAEIELRLATGAGSGTREIRPVHVLGAEILLVAQGLIQASRLHAPADELRAIAGAYADRLALD from the coding sequence ATGGCACGGCCTCGCCAGTTCGATGACGCCTCCCTGCGCACCGCGGCGCTGGAGGACTTCTGGACGCGCGGTTTCGAGGGCGCCTCGATCGGCGATATCGCCTCGGCGAGCGGCGTCGGCAATGGAAGCATCTACGCGGCCTACGGCAGCAAGCTCGGCCTGTTCATCGTGGTGCTCGAGGCGTACTGCCGCACGCGGGTCGACCTCGTCCGCACGGCAATGGCGACCGAGGGGCCCGCGGGTGCGGCCGTCCGCGCCCTGCTCGATGCCGTCATCGACGATTGCGCGACCCAGCCGGGGCGGCGCGGATGCCTCATGCTGAACAGCATCGCCGAATTCGGCGAGCGCGGCGCCGAGGTGCTGGAGCTGTGCCGGGCCACAACGCGCGACATGGCGGCCGAGATCGAGCTGCGCCTTGCCACCGGGGCCGGCTCGGGCACGCGCGAGATCCGGCCGGTACACGTGCTCGGCGCCGAGATACTGCTCGTCGCGCAGGGGCTCATCCAGGCGAGCCGCCTGCACGCGCCCGCAGACGAGCTCCGGGCGATCGCCGGCGCGTACGCCGACCGGCTGGCGCTCGACTGA
- a CDS encoding SDR family oxidoreductase, with product MTHPRTAITGGSGFVGRHLAERLGPEASVVISRRTGVDTSDVDALARAFEGCEVVAHCAGINREIGDQTYQRVHIEGTANVIEAAKRAGVRKVIMLSFLRARPDCGSPYHESKWAAEELIRGSGLDYTILKAGMIYGRGDHLIDHLSHTVQTLPVFATVGFREKPIRPIPIDDLTDILEAAIDGRMSRETVAVVGAEQLLLSKAVRRVASVVGRRVVVVPWPVWAQYALAQVAEWTMRVPLVAKAQVRMLAEGVTDAAPPAASVPDDLRPRRRFTAEQIRESLPEPGGFTWHDLRISG from the coding sequence GTGACCCACCCCCGCACCGCGATCACTGGCGGCAGCGGATTCGTCGGACGCCACCTGGCCGAGCGGCTCGGGCCCGAGGCATCCGTCGTCATCTCACGACGCACGGGTGTCGACACCAGTGACGTCGACGCGCTCGCCCGAGCGTTCGAGGGGTGCGAGGTCGTGGCGCACTGCGCGGGCATCAACCGCGAGATCGGCGACCAGACCTATCAGCGCGTGCACATCGAGGGCACCGCGAATGTGATCGAAGCGGCGAAGCGCGCCGGGGTGCGCAAGGTCATCATGCTGAGCTTCCTGCGGGCGCGGCCCGACTGCGGGTCGCCGTACCACGAGTCGAAGTGGGCGGCCGAAGAGCTGATCCGCGGCTCGGGCCTCGACTACACGATCCTCAAGGCCGGCATGATCTACGGCCGCGGCGACCACCTCATCGACCACCTCAGCCACACTGTGCAGACCCTGCCGGTGTTCGCGACCGTCGGCTTCCGCGAGAAGCCCATCCGGCCCATCCCGATCGACGACCTCACCGACATCCTCGAAGCCGCGATCGACGGGCGCATGTCGCGTGAAACCGTCGCGGTCGTCGGCGCCGAGCAACTGCTGCTGTCGAAGGCTGTGCGGCGCGTGGCATCCGTCGTCGGCCGTCGCGTGGTCGTGGTGCCATGGCCGGTGTGGGCGCAGTACGCGCTCGCGCAGGTTGCCGAGTGGACCATGAGGGTGCCACTCGTCGCGAAAGCGCAGGTGCGCATGCTCGCCGAGGGCGTGACGGATGCCGCGCCGCCCGCGGCATCCGTGCCAGACGACCTACGCCCGCGCCGCAGGTTCACGGCTGAGCAGATCCGCGAGAGCCTGCCCGAGCCCGGCGGGTTCACATGGCACGACCTGCGGATCAGCGGATGA
- a CDS encoding ATP-dependent Clp protease ATP-binding subunit, with protein MPEDFNPEAGANSFDEFLSRYLAGEQARQARSIDLSRFLTARTQGILQQAGRFALERGQTELDALHILRVIVEDEAVTQAIQRIGVAPERIITATEARLPAAGETADINSATITPSASRALFHSYQVARSAGSTYIDPEHLFFALVLGQDAPAGQVLARAGVTAEALTQSVRETVMGEPGMGEEGMTDVAGGNAGASATPMLDKFGTDLTALAENGELDPVIGRVDEIEQTIEILSRRTKNNPVLVGEAGVGKTAIVEGLARAIVEENVPEQLLGKRVVSLDLPAMLAGTRYRGDFEERLTKTIDEIAEHKGDFIVFIDEVHTVVGAGGSGGGDGMDAGNILKPRLARGELHLVGATTLKEYRTIEKDPALERRFQPVRVGEPSIEDAVLILHGLKPAYEEHHGIEYTDAALRAAVELSARYLTDRVLPDKAIDLIDQAGARLRLRLGVKTDVSALIARLADLEADKNAAVGAEHYEEASRIRDEISKVQAKLDEVTAAGRAATSADSADRSTVIDEAEIAAVISRATGIPVNRLTETERERLGDLEGELHGRVIGQDDAVTAVAKAVRRNRTGMGDARRPVGSFLFLGPTGVGKTELAKALASSLFDDETAVIRFDMSEFGERHTVSRLVGAPPGYVGYDEAGQLTERVRRNPYSIVLFDEIEKAHPDVFNLLLQVLDDGRLTDGQGRTVDFRNAVIVMTSNIGSEFLASRSGALGFVAGAADDTTGFGSEQALRDRVMGKLREAMRPEFLNRIDEIVLFRKLDQPQLEQIVRLMLGASAARLAAREVAFEVTDAAVSLLAERGYEPEYGARPLRRVIQREIDDRIADLFVSGALGDGDGVRVDAADGAFVVASVPRATIDLAA; from the coding sequence GTGCCCGAAGACTTCAACCCCGAAGCCGGCGCGAACTCGTTCGACGAGTTCCTCAGCCGGTACCTCGCGGGAGAGCAGGCGCGTCAGGCGCGGTCGATCGACCTCAGCCGGTTCCTGACCGCCCGCACGCAAGGCATCCTGCAGCAGGCCGGACGCTTCGCACTCGAGCGCGGCCAGACCGAGCTCGACGCCCTGCACATCCTGCGCGTGATCGTCGAAGACGAGGCGGTCACGCAGGCCATCCAGCGCATCGGCGTCGCGCCCGAGCGCATCATCACCGCGACCGAGGCGCGCTTGCCCGCCGCGGGCGAGACGGCCGACATCAACTCGGCCACGATCACGCCGAGCGCGAGCCGCGCGCTGTTCCACAGCTACCAGGTCGCGCGCTCGGCCGGCTCGACCTACATCGACCCCGAGCACCTCTTCTTCGCGCTCGTGCTTGGGCAGGATGCCCCCGCCGGTCAGGTGCTGGCGCGCGCCGGCGTCACCGCCGAGGCGCTCACGCAGAGCGTCCGCGAGACGGTCATGGGCGAGCCCGGCATGGGCGAGGAGGGCATGACGGATGTCGCGGGCGGCAACGCCGGGGCATCCGCGACCCCGATGCTCGACAAGTTCGGCACCGACCTCACGGCCCTCGCCGAGAACGGCGAGCTCGACCCCGTGATCGGACGCGTCGACGAGATCGAGCAGACCATCGAGATCCTCAGCCGCCGCACCAAGAACAACCCGGTGCTGGTGGGCGAGGCCGGCGTGGGCAAGACCGCGATCGTCGAGGGCCTCGCCCGCGCGATCGTCGAGGAGAACGTGCCCGAGCAGCTGCTCGGCAAGCGCGTCGTGTCGCTCGACCTGCCCGCCATGCTCGCGGGCACCCGCTACCGCGGCGACTTCGAGGAGCGCCTCACCAAGACCATCGACGAGATCGCCGAGCACAAGGGCGACTTCATCGTGTTCATCGACGAGGTGCACACCGTCGTCGGTGCCGGCGGCAGCGGCGGTGGCGACGGCATGGACGCGGGCAACATCCTGAAGCCGCGCCTCGCGCGCGGTGAGCTGCACCTCGTGGGTGCGACCACGCTCAAGGAGTACCGCACCATCGAGAAGGACCCCGCCCTCGAGCGCCGGTTCCAGCCGGTTCGCGTGGGCGAGCCCTCGATCGAAGACGCGGTGCTGATCCTGCACGGGCTGAAGCCCGCCTACGAGGAGCACCACGGCATCGAGTACACGGATGCCGCGCTTCGCGCCGCCGTCGAGCTGAGCGCGCGCTACCTCACCGACCGGGTGCTGCCCGACAAGGCCATCGACCTCATCGACCAGGCCGGGGCGCGGCTGCGTCTGCGGCTGGGAGTGAAGACGGATGTCTCCGCGCTCATCGCGCGGCTCGCCGACCTCGAGGCCGACAAGAACGCCGCCGTCGGCGCTGAGCACTACGAGGAGGCGTCGCGGATTCGTGACGAGATCTCGAAGGTGCAGGCGAAGCTCGACGAGGTGACGGCTGCCGGCCGCGCCGCGACATCCGCTGACTCGGCCGACCGCTCGACCGTGATCGACGAGGCTGAGATCGCCGCGGTGATCTCGCGGGCCACCGGCATCCCCGTGAACCGCCTCACCGAGACGGAGCGCGAGCGCCTCGGCGACCTCGAGGGTGAGCTGCACGGGCGCGTCATCGGTCAAGACGACGCGGTCACCGCGGTCGCCAAGGCCGTGCGCCGCAACCGCACCGGCATGGGCGACGCGCGTCGCCCGGTGGGCAGCTTCCTGTTCCTCGGGCCGACGGGTGTCGGCAAGACTGAGCTCGCGAAGGCGCTCGCGTCGAGCCTGTTCGACGACGAGACCGCCGTGATCCGCTTCGACATGAGCGAGTTCGGCGAGCGGCACACCGTGTCGCGGCTCGTCGGCGCCCCTCCCGGATACGTCGGCTACGACGAGGCAGGCCAGCTCACCGAGCGCGTGCGGCGCAACCCGTACTCGATCGTGCTGTTCGACGAGATCGAGAAGGCGCACCCCGACGTGTTCAACCTGCTGCTGCAGGTGCTCGACGACGGACGTCTCACCGACGGCCAGGGTCGCACGGTCGACTTCCGCAACGCGGTGATCGTGATGACCTCGAACATCGGCTCCGAGTTCTTGGCGTCGCGGTCGGGTGCGCTCGGCTTCGTCGCCGGGGCTGCCGATGACACGACCGGCTTCGGCTCGGAGCAGGCCCTGCGCGACCGCGTCATGGGCAAGCTCCGCGAGGCCATGCGGCCCGAGTTCCTGAACCGCATCGACGAGATCGTGCTGTTCCGCAAGCTCGACCAGCCGCAGCTCGAGCAGATCGTGCGGCTCATGCTCGGTGCATCCGCTGCCCGTCTCGCCGCTCGCGAGGTCGCCTTCGAGGTGACGGATGCCGCGGTGTCGCTGCTCGCCGAGCGCGGCTACGAGCCCGAATACGGGGCGCGCCCGCTGCGTCGCGTGATCCAGCGCGAGATCGACGACCGCATCGCCGACCTCTTCGTGAGTGGCGCGCTGGGCGACGGCGATGGCGTGCGGGTGGATGCCGCTGACGGCGCTTTCGTCGTGGCATCCGTGCCGCGCGCCACAATCGACCTCGCCGCGTAG
- a CDS encoding alpha/beta fold hydrolase, which yields MSATPTIVLVHGAFADAASWAPVTAALLEQGHTVRVPPVYNRSLVEDAASIRAFVEQIDGPVLLAGHSYGGAVITVAGVAENVVGLVYVSGYALDEGESLGQLQGRFPDSDLAANLVYTPYPVAGGEPGTDVSVEIDAFPAVFAAGVPEETARVLAVSQRPLTAVAFGEPASAAAWKQKPGWGIVSSADHTINPEVERFGYARAGLRSVVEIDAPHLVMQTHPAEVAALITGAIAELAEGTDGERLVS from the coding sequence ATGTCCGCCACTCCCACGATCGTGCTCGTGCACGGCGCGTTCGCCGATGCCGCGAGCTGGGCCCCCGTCACCGCCGCGCTGCTCGAGCAGGGTCACACCGTTCGCGTGCCTCCGGTCTACAACCGCAGCCTCGTCGAGGACGCCGCCTCGATCCGCGCCTTCGTCGAGCAGATCGACGGCCCCGTGCTGCTCGCCGGCCACTCATACGGCGGCGCCGTGATCACGGTCGCCGGCGTCGCCGAGAACGTCGTCGGGCTCGTCTACGTCTCGGGCTACGCCCTCGACGAGGGCGAGAGCCTCGGCCAGCTGCAGGGGAGATTCCCCGACTCCGACCTCGCGGCCAACCTCGTGTACACGCCGTACCCTGTTGCGGGCGGTGAGCCCGGCACGGATGTCTCGGTCGAGATCGACGCATTCCCCGCAGTCTTCGCGGCCGGCGTGCCCGAAGAGACGGCGCGGGTGCTCGCGGTGTCGCAGCGGCCGCTCACCGCAGTCGCGTTCGGGGAGCCGGCCTCGGCGGCGGCGTGGAAGCAGAAGCCGGGCTGGGGCATCGTCTCGAGCGCCGACCACACGATCAACCCCGAGGTCGAGCGCTTCGGCTATGCCCGCGCCGGCCTCCGCTCGGTCGTCGAGATCGACGCGCCGCACCTCGTCATGCAGACGCATCCGGCCGAGGTCGCTGCGCTCATCACGGGCGCGATCGCCGAGCTCGCCGAGGGCACCGACGGCGAGCGTCTCGTCTCCTGA
- a CDS encoding DUF2188 domain-containing protein, with the protein MAEGDVETRSNRGQWENRVEGEPERSQSYASRDEAIEEGRRLAEELGTEHTVIDSEPTGVITDEDLAAGDSDRA; encoded by the coding sequence ATGGCCGAAGGCGATGTCGAGACGCGTTCGAACCGAGGGCAGTGGGAGAACCGCGTCGAGGGCGAACCCGAGCGGTCGCAGAGTTACGCGAGTCGCGACGAGGCGATCGAGGAGGGCCGGCGACTCGCCGAGGAGCTCGGCACCGAGCACACGGTCATCGACAGCGAACCGACAGGCGTGATCACCGACGAGGATCTGGCCGCCGGCGACAGCGACCGGGCGTGA
- a CDS encoding GlxA family transcriptional regulator codes for MTALPTPISSHRSRRIGFLLFDGVKALDYVGPAEVFIEANQAVDAYDVVLLSPTGADVMTSLGGRVSVHASAADVADLDTLVVPGSEERPSAFARGELLDAAAALAERSRRVVSICSGAFVLAALGVLDGRSATTHWKFAADLARHYPRIDVQADRIFVRDGEVATSAGVAAGIDLALALVEDDHGPDVARRVAQGLLVYLQRSGGQSQFSTPLRARAPQESVVRKVTDLLEADPAAMHTVADLARHANVSMRHLTRLFREELDTSPAEYLAALRFDLARCRLEAGTSVAQTAIDAGFSSAESLRRSFVARLGISPSQYQRRFRSADGGATHPTLRPAESRPTVAGWDGAAARTA; via the coding sequence ATGACCGCGCTTCCCACGCCGATCTCGTCGCACCGTTCTCGTCGCATCGGGTTCCTGCTCTTCGACGGCGTGAAGGCGCTCGACTACGTCGGCCCGGCCGAGGTGTTCATCGAAGCGAACCAGGCCGTCGACGCCTACGACGTGGTGCTGCTTTCGCCAACGGGGGCGGATGTCATGACCTCGCTCGGCGGCCGGGTCTCGGTGCACGCGTCGGCCGCCGACGTGGCCGATCTCGACACGCTCGTGGTGCCAGGCAGCGAGGAGCGGCCCTCGGCGTTCGCACGCGGCGAACTGCTCGACGCGGCGGCCGCCCTCGCGGAACGAAGCCGGCGCGTCGTCTCGATCTGCAGCGGCGCGTTCGTGCTCGCCGCCCTCGGCGTGCTCGACGGCCGGAGCGCCACCACGCACTGGAAGTTCGCCGCCGACCTCGCACGCCACTACCCGCGCATCGATGTGCAGGCCGACCGCATCTTCGTGCGCGACGGCGAGGTGGCGACGTCGGCCGGGGTGGCCGCGGGCATCGACCTCGCGCTCGCGCTCGTCGAGGACGACCACGGGCCTGACGTCGCCCGGCGGGTCGCACAAGGCCTGCTCGTCTACCTGCAGCGCTCGGGCGGGCAGTCCCAGTTCTCCACCCCCTTGCGGGCCCGAGCTCCGCAGGAGAGCGTCGTGCGCAAGGTGACGGATCTCCTCGAGGCCGACCCCGCCGCGATGCACACGGTGGCCGACCTCGCGCGCCACGCGAACGTGAGCATGCGCCACCTCACCCGGCTGTTCCGGGAGGAACTCGACACCTCGCCCGCCGAGTACCTGGCCGCGCTCCGGTTCGACCTCGCCCGCTGCCGGCTCGAAGCGGGCACGTCGGTCGCCCAGACGGCCATCGACGCGGGCTTCTCGAGCGCGGAGTCGCTGCGCCGCTCGTTCGTCGCGCGCCTCGGCATCTCACCGTCGCAGTACCAGCGCCGCTTCCGGTCGGCCGACGGTGGGGCCACGCACCCGACGCTCCGACCCGCGGAGTCTCGCCCGACCGTCGCGGGCTGGGACGGGGCGGCTGCCCGCACCGCGTGA